Within the Miscanthus floridulus cultivar M001 chromosome 2, ASM1932011v1, whole genome shotgun sequence genome, the region CCACATACAGGGGATCTCCCACACAGCATACCATGTAAGAAATTACCACTCTAATTTCTCATCAATATACTACACTAGGAAACAAGACTATTTTCTTCTGCAACCAATTGAGTCATATCTCAACTCCCACCTGATTGCGATCGATTACCTTGTTGCTCTGCATAAGGCCTTATGAAAGTTCTTCTCCACCAAACCTCAAAGGCCTTCTGGAGATTGGGGCAGCTGTCCCCAACCTTCAAGAAGCTCCCAAGCCACGAGAGCAAGATCGTCTGCTGATCCTCCAGCGGGAGCGTCAAGATGGTCCGCCCAATACCTTCCTCCACCACTTTCCGGTCGAATGACCTGCAACCGTGCTGTAGCCAATTGTAGTCATCCATGAGAGGCTGCAACCAGACATCCAAGAGAAGCCGCCTTGTGTCCTTTGAAGGGAGCATCTCTCCTTTCCCAATTGCCACAAATAGCCTCGCCGTGACACAACTGACAAGGTGGCGCGACTTAACTGGCAACTTGGAGTGCAGCCCAGCCAGCTCACGTTGGCTAGCCCATATGACAGCGAACTCATCAGCAGCATTCCTGTCAGCTAAAATCTCAGCTAACCAAAGCAGATTATCTGCTTCTAGAGCAATTTGTCGGAAAACTGGTTCTTTAATATTAAGAGCTTGCTCAGCAAAATCACTGTCAGTTGCTTGCTGAAACAAGATTAACAAGGAATCCAGGCAGTTCCGGCATGATCTGTAGAGGGTCTCAGAACACAAGTCAGAAGATCCACTTATACTGCTAGTCCTATTCTCCTTCAGAAGCTTCTGTACCAAAGATTTCATCTCACGCCGCCCCCTATCCTCATTGCTTCTCAAAACCAATTCAATGATATGTGAAAATGTGTCATTTGGTGGGGTGGTTAGATCAGACGCTACCCTCTTCAGTACAGGACTAACACCATAGTTCTCACTCTGCAGATTCCGAACAGATGAGACCacattctcttcttcttccccaacCCAAGGGACCGCTTCCAAGTAATCTAAGCATGACATGACACATGCTGGGAAACCTAACAGCTCTGCAACCTGcacagccaaaaaaaaaaatactaaggGAACAATAAAACCTAAGTAAAAGAAAAGCTGCTTTTTTATGATTTCTGAAGAGTCCAGATTGGTCGATCGCAATTAAGGCCCCACGCTAGCATGGTATGGCCACGGTCCATGTAGTCATGGGCCTGA harbors:
- the LOC136537957 gene encoding BTB/POZ domain-containing protein At3g50780-like, with product MAESKVASVDARTTKIRNVPIAVTPEGFWCCPSQAVLQKTAKNQNQQAKAKPKGGASPLASKASSIQRAPTISSERRTHSTPTRAKINSEEQRCLPAEDAATNPPKAVNERPQKQHKISVGFGQLEMSDLKVVLYGKDGVAVKMSVHKNILAENSTFFADKLSRQSPVSSIEVPDCEDVEIYVETVGLMYCSDVKQRLIKQTVPRVLRVLKVAELLGFPACVMSCLDYLEAVPWVGEEEENVVSSVRNLQSENYGVSPVLKRVASDLTTPPNDTFSHIIELVLRSNEDRGRREMKSLVQKLLKENRTSSISGSSDLCSETLYRSCRNCLDSLLILFQQATDSDFAEQALNIKEPVFRQIALEADNLLWLAEILADRNAADEFAVIWASQRELAGLHSKLPVKSRHLVSCVTARLFVAIGKGEMLPSKDTRRLLLDVWLQPLMDDYNWLQHGCRSFDRKVVEEGIGRTILTLPLEDQQTILLSWLGSFLKVGDSCPNLQKAFEVWWRRTFIRPYAEQQGNRSQSGGS